Proteins encoded by one window of Phytohabitans houttuyneae:
- a CDS encoding acyl-CoA dehydrogenase family protein gives MFELTPQQSDLRDAVAALGRRYGHEYFVAKAKSGGHTTELWSEAGKLGYLGVNVPEEYGGGGGGITELAIVCEELAAAGCPLLLLVVSPAIAATVVAKHGTPDQRSAYLPGFADGSLKVAFAITEPEAGSNAHRLATTARRDGDDWLISGRKCFISGVDEAAYVLVVARVSAGDRLQPALFLVPVDAPGLTSSKLDMEIVSPENQWLLYLDDVRVPAGALIGGVEAGLPALFSGLNPERITVAAMAAGTARYALSRASSYTATRQVWGRPIGAHQGVAHPLAHAAVQVELARLMIAKAAALYDAGRDVEAGVAANMAKYAAADAAALAVDTAIQVHGGNGMTTEYGVATLLGAVRAGRIAPVSREMILNFVAQHVLAQPKSY, from the coding sequence ATGTTCGAACTCACCCCTCAACAATCCGATCTCCGCGACGCGGTCGCGGCCCTCGGCCGCCGCTACGGCCACGAGTACTTCGTGGCCAAGGCCAAGTCCGGCGGTCATACCACCGAGCTGTGGTCGGAGGCGGGCAAGCTCGGCTATCTGGGCGTCAACGTCCCCGAGGAGTACGGCGGCGGGGGCGGCGGCATCACCGAGCTGGCCATCGTCTGCGAGGAGCTGGCCGCGGCCGGCTGCCCGCTGCTGCTGCTCGTGGTCTCGCCGGCCATCGCGGCCACGGTGGTCGCCAAGCACGGCACGCCCGACCAGCGGTCCGCCTACCTGCCCGGCTTCGCGGACGGGTCACTCAAGGTGGCCTTCGCGATCACCGAGCCGGAGGCCGGCTCCAACGCCCACCGCCTCGCCACGACCGCCCGCCGCGACGGCGACGACTGGCTGATCTCCGGCCGCAAGTGCTTCATCTCGGGGGTCGACGAGGCCGCGTACGTGCTGGTGGTGGCCCGCGTCTCGGCCGGCGACCGGCTGCAGCCCGCGCTCTTCCTTGTGCCGGTCGACGCGCCGGGGCTCACCTCGTCCAAACTGGACATGGAGATCGTGTCGCCGGAAAACCAGTGGCTGCTCTACCTGGACGACGTCCGCGTGCCGGCCGGCGCCCTGATCGGCGGCGTCGAGGCCGGCCTGCCCGCCCTCTTCTCCGGCCTCAACCCGGAGCGCATCACCGTGGCGGCGATGGCCGCCGGCACCGCGCGGTACGCCCTCAGCCGCGCGTCTTCCTACACCGCCACGCGCCAGGTGTGGGGCCGCCCGATCGGCGCCCACCAGGGCGTGGCCCACCCGCTCGCGCACGCGGCGGTCCAGGTGGAGCTCGCCCGCCTCATGATCGCCAAGGCGGCCGCGCTCTACGACGCCGGCCGCGACGTGGAGGCCGGGGTGGCGGCCAACATGGCCAAGTACGCGGCCGCCGACGCCGCGGCACTCGCGGTGGACACGGCCATCCAGGTCCACGGCGGCAACGGCATGACGACGGAGTACGGCGTGGCCACGCTGCTGGGCGCCGTACGCGCCGGCCGGATAGCTCCGGTCAGCCGCGAGATGATCCTGAACTTCGTCGCCCAGCACGTCCTCGCCCAGCCCAAGTCGTACTGA
- a CDS encoding cellulose binding domain-containing protein: MVRLPRRRAFEMLPWLPTVAGVVILVGLLVFALVSLRPDREERALPPAPAATPPFLAGPSVPDASPSPTIGATNASPTIEATLASPRRPTPSPSRSRAAESPARRPPAPELTGRYRTLQTFDGGFIGEVLVTNSTTTARTWTVRLRFPSTIGPMRTFWVESAPQATLKQEGEVFAFTGSAPVGGRSSVALRFQFDRSSAVTTPLSCEVNGTACA; encoded by the coding sequence ATGGTTCGACTGCCGCGCCGGCGCGCGTTCGAGATGCTGCCTTGGCTGCCCACGGTCGCCGGTGTGGTGATCCTCGTCGGCCTGCTGGTCTTCGCGCTCGTCAGCCTGCGTCCGGACCGGGAGGAGCGGGCGCTGCCGCCGGCCCCGGCCGCGACGCCCCCGTTTCTGGCCGGACCGAGCGTGCCGGACGCGAGCCCTTCGCCGACGATCGGGGCCACAAACGCCTCACCGACGATCGAGGCGACGCTCGCCTCACCGCGGCGCCCGACGCCTTCCCCGTCCCGCTCCCGGGCGGCCGAGTCTCCGGCCCGGCGACCTCCGGCCCCCGAGCTGACCGGGCGCTACCGCACCTTGCAGACCTTCGACGGCGGCTTCATCGGCGAGGTGCTGGTGACCAACTCGACCACCACCGCTCGTACGTGGACGGTACGGCTGCGCTTCCCGTCGACGATCGGCCCGATGCGCACCTTCTGGGTGGAGAGCGCGCCGCAGGCGACCCTCAAGCAGGAGGGTGAGGTGTTCGCCTTCACCGGCAGCGCCCCGGTGGGTGGCAGGTCGTCGGTCGCGCTCCGCTTCCAGTTCGACCGCTCGAGCGCGGTGACGACGCCCCTGTCTTGCGAGGTCAACGGCACCGCCTGCGCGTAG